The following proteins are encoded in a genomic region of Acetobacter oryzoeni:
- a CDS encoding bifunctional transaldolase/phosoglucose isomerase translates to MTSSATPSANPLRALAKAHQSPWLDFIRRSFVEDGSLARLVQDDDIRGVTSNPAIFQKAMGEGTEYDAQMRDILAHEIVAPGVLYEKLAVADIKAAAHVLAPVYEQAHGKDGFVSLEVSPYLARDMEGTAHEAARLWADVAEPNLMVKIPATPESIPAIRASIAAGINVNVTLIFSLNAYKDVVDAWLSGLEDLQAKGGDLSRVASVASFFVSRIDSKIDAEIDRRVAAGDKDAAALKALRGKVAIANAKMAYVYWQEMMQTPRWKALEDAGAQTQRLLWASTGTKDKAYSDVLYVESLIGPQTVNTLPPATMDAFRDHGTVAETLGTDIANARQVMEDTQRLGLDLEGITKTLVDEGVQSFADAFDGLLGSVAAKQATLLGDKLTTLKTSLPADFQEAVDKGLNAWRKDGSIRRLWAKDASVWTNGPEAKWLNWLNTVDDRLNHIGDLEAFQAEVKARGFHQVLLMGMGGSSLGPEVLAMTFGKHEGFGHLYVLDSTDPQQVAAFEKKIDPHHTLFIVASKSGSTLEPNIMLAYFQDLAKRALKEKAGSHFVAITDPGSKLEAYAKAEGFWKIFAGDPQIGGRYSVLSNFGMVPAAAAGVPLRLFLEDALRGVRMCDGSVPPVSNPGVLLGTIMGVAATQFGRDKLTIIATPQIMDFGAWMEQLIAESTGKHGKGIIPIDDETLGGPKRYGKDRLFVYLRLATEHRHEQDEAISTLIDAGQPVITINFHNKRQIAQEFFRWEIATAVAGAFLNIDPFDQPDVESTKIETRKLMEAYEKTGKLPAEEPFAQHGSLVFFADQANAATLKGDTATAILKAHFDRVKAGDYVGLLAYIERNRETLEWIQHARLHVRDAKTIATAAEFGPRFLHSTGQAYKGGPNTGVFLQITADDARDLPVPGTGYSFGVVKAAQARGDFDVLAERKRRALRVHIKGNLKEGLAALASALHDAL, encoded by the coding sequence ATGACATCCTCTGCCACGCCAAGCGCCAATCCACTACGGGCACTTGCAAAAGCCCACCAGTCCCCTTGGCTGGACTTCATCCGTCGTTCCTTTGTGGAAGATGGTTCACTGGCGCGCCTCGTGCAGGATGATGACATTCGTGGTGTCACCTCCAACCCGGCCATCTTCCAAAAAGCAATGGGAGAAGGTACGGAATATGATGCCCAGATGCGCGATATTCTGGCGCATGAAATTGTTGCCCCGGGTGTGCTTTACGAAAAGCTGGCAGTTGCCGATATCAAGGCAGCGGCCCATGTGCTGGCCCCTGTTTATGAACAGGCTCATGGCAAGGATGGCTTTGTAAGCCTGGAAGTTTCTCCGTATCTAGCGCGGGATATGGAAGGCACAGCACATGAGGCTGCCCGCCTATGGGCAGATGTGGCTGAGCCCAACCTGATGGTTAAAATTCCCGCAACGCCAGAAAGCATTCCGGCTATTCGGGCAAGCATTGCTGCGGGCATTAACGTCAACGTTACACTTATTTTCTCTCTGAACGCTTACAAAGACGTGGTGGACGCATGGCTCAGTGGTCTGGAAGACCTGCAAGCCAAAGGCGGAGATCTATCCCGCGTTGCATCCGTTGCTTCCTTCTTTGTCAGCCGGATTGACAGCAAGATTGATGCAGAAATTGATCGGCGCGTTGCTGCAGGGGATAAGGACGCCGCAGCCCTAAAGGCCCTACGTGGCAAAGTTGCCATTGCCAACGCCAAGATGGCCTATGTTTACTGGCAGGAAATGATGCAGACGCCGCGCTGGAAAGCGCTGGAAGACGCAGGTGCTCAAACTCAGCGCCTCCTGTGGGCCTCTACTGGTACCAAAGATAAAGCCTATAGCGATGTGCTGTATGTTGAGAGCCTGATCGGCCCGCAGACCGTCAACACCCTGCCGCCTGCCACCATGGATGCCTTCCGTGACCACGGCACCGTGGCCGAAACACTCGGTACGGATATCGCCAACGCCCGACAGGTGATGGAAGATACACAGCGCCTTGGCCTTGATCTGGAAGGTATTACCAAAACCCTTGTAGATGAAGGTGTGCAGTCCTTTGCTGATGCCTTTGATGGGCTGCTGGGCTCTGTTGCCGCCAAGCAGGCAACTCTTCTTGGAGATAAGCTCACCACTCTGAAAACAAGCCTTCCAGCTGATTTTCAGGAAGCCGTTGATAAAGGATTAAACGCTTGGCGTAAGGATGGCTCCATCCGCCGTTTGTGGGCCAAGGATGCATCTGTCTGGACCAATGGACCAGAAGCCAAATGGCTGAACTGGCTGAACACGGTAGATGACCGCCTGAACCATATTGGGGATCTGGAAGCTTTTCAGGCTGAAGTAAAAGCCCGCGGCTTCCATCAGGTTCTGCTAATGGGCATGGGTGGTTCTAGCCTTGGGCCAGAAGTGCTGGCCATGACCTTTGGCAAGCACGAAGGCTTTGGCCATCTTTACGTGTTGGACAGCACAGATCCGCAGCAGGTTGCCGCTTTTGAGAAAAAGATAGATCCGCACCACACGCTGTTTATTGTGGCCTCCAAGTCCGGCAGCACGCTGGAGCCCAATATCATGTTGGCCTACTTCCAGGATCTGGCCAAACGGGCTCTGAAAGAAAAAGCGGGTTCACATTTTGTGGCCATTACAGACCCAGGATCCAAGCTGGAGGCCTATGCCAAGGCTGAAGGGTTCTGGAAGATTTTTGCTGGTGACCCGCAAATTGGTGGCCGTTATTCCGTGCTTTCCAACTTTGGTATGGTGCCTGCAGCCGCAGCCGGTGTGCCGCTACGCCTGTTCCTTGAAGACGCGCTGCGTGGCGTACGCATGTGCGATGGCAGCGTGCCGCCCGTATCCAACCCCGGCGTGTTGTTGGGCACCATTATGGGTGTTGCCGCCACACAGTTCGGGCGGGATAAGCTGACAATTATTGCCACGCCACAGATCATGGACTTTGGCGCTTGGATGGAACAGCTTATTGCTGAATCCACCGGCAAGCATGGCAAAGGCATCATCCCCATTGATGATGAAACACTGGGCGGCCCCAAGCGCTACGGCAAGGATAGATTGTTTGTTTATCTGCGCCTTGCAACAGAACATCGGCATGAGCAGGACGAAGCCATTTCAACCCTGATTGATGCTGGGCAGCCTGTCATCACCATCAATTTCCACAATAAGCGCCAGATCGCGCAGGAATTCTTCCGTTGGGAGATTGCCACCGCTGTTGCTGGCGCTTTCCTGAACATTGATCCGTTCGATCAGCCGGACGTTGAATCCACCAAGATCGAAACGCGCAAGCTGATGGAAGCTTACGAAAAAACCGGCAAACTGCCTGCAGAAGAACCCTTTGCGCAGCACGGGTCGCTGGTGTTTTTTGCCGATCAGGCCAATGCAGCCACCCTTAAGGGAGATACGGCCACAGCTATCCTGAAAGCGCATTTTGACCGCGTAAAGGCTGGAGATTACGTGGGGCTTCTGGCTTACATTGAACGTAACCGTGAAACACTGGAATGGATCCAGCATGCACGCCTGCATGTGCGTGATGCCAAAACCATTGCCACGGCAGCAGAGTTCGGGCCGCGCTTCCTGCACTCTACCGGTCAGGCTTACAAAGGCGGGCCCAACACAGGGGTGTTCCTGCAAATTACAGCAGATGATGCGCGAGACCTACCCGTGCCCGGCACTGGCTATTCCTTTGGCGTTGTAAAAGCCGCTCAGGCACGTGGTGATTTTGATGTGCTGGCCGAACGCAAGCGCCGTGCCCTGCGGGTGCATATTAAAGGAAATCTCAAAGAAGGCCTTGCAGCGCTTGCTTCTGCCCTGCATGACGCCCTGTAA
- a CDS encoding HAD family hydrolase, giving the protein MTDNGQNGLNPGRPPASRIRLVVSDMDGTLLTPEKQVTRHSIAAIQTLKQAGVPVCLVSSRPPGGMEMYFDVLGLHTPYGALNGGTIFNADRTIRSRLSLDPEAVQETLDMLKVHDIDAWLFRGHEWLVTNATGAYVEPEAKAVRMTPTAVPSFDDYRQDVGKVTGSSADYEALMRQELEIGQLLEGRASVARSCQCFLDITPKDANKGYALRQLASFYNIPIEEVACIGDMNNDVPMLSIGGLSIAMGQSKPEVAETAHFVTAPNSEDGWAKAMEQFVLPRVAPLSDTAGKTVS; this is encoded by the coding sequence ATGACAGATAACGGACAGAACGGACTCAACCCGGGCCGTCCGCCTGCCTCCCGCATCCGCCTTGTTGTGTCTGACATGGACGGCACGCTGCTGACGCCTGAAAAACAGGTAACACGCCATAGCATTGCCGCCATCCAAACGCTCAAGCAGGCCGGTGTGCCGGTCTGTCTTGTCAGCAGCCGCCCTCCGGGTGGCATGGAAATGTATTTTGATGTGCTGGGCCTGCACACGCCTTATGGCGCGCTAAACGGTGGCACCATTTTTAATGCAGACCGCACAATCCGCTCCCGCCTTTCATTAGACCCCGAAGCTGTTCAGGAAACACTGGATATGCTCAAGGTGCACGACATTGATGCGTGGCTGTTCCGTGGGCACGAATGGTTGGTCACCAATGCAACCGGCGCTTACGTAGAACCCGAAGCAAAAGCCGTGCGCATGACACCTACAGCCGTGCCTTCTTTTGATGATTACCGGCAGGATGTTGGCAAGGTGACCGGGTCTTCTGCCGATTATGAAGCTTTGATGCGTCAGGAGCTGGAAATCGGGCAGTTGCTTGAAGGCCGCGCCAGCGTGGCCCGCTCCTGCCAGTGCTTTTTGGATATCACCCCCAAAGATGCCAACAAAGGCTATGCTCTGCGCCAATTGGCCAGCTTTTATAATATTCCCATAGAAGAAGTGGCCTGCATTGGGGACATGAACAACGATGTGCCCATGCTCTCCATTGGTGGGCTTTCTATCGCCATGGGGCAGTCAAAACCGGAAGTGGCAGAAACGGCACATTTCGTAACCGCCCCTAATTCGGAAGATGGCTGGGCCAAAGCCATGGAACAGTTTGTATTGCCCCGCGTGGCTCCGCTTTCAGACACGGCAGGAAAGACAGTATCGTGA
- the pgl gene encoding 6-phosphogluconolactonase codes for MTEQTTANGALHISATRDSLMHDLADWLVKQTLQRPDAPFRIALSGGSTPQHLYRLMTEEPYASRFPWQHMQFFLGDDRFVPHDHADSNYGMMRRLLFSRVPVPAGNIFPMPDKGTAEQAAKEYEVTLKQIYQGDALRADKPLFDVNLLGLGTDGHTASLFPGQPVLQERTAWVAPCVPPVAPHTRLTLTYPAIHASRHVIFLVEGADKKEAVTRVRAQDPACPASAITSAGDLIWFLDQPAAPAPQN; via the coding sequence GTGACAGAACAGACTACCGCCAACGGTGCCCTGCACATTTCTGCAACACGAGACAGCCTGATGCATGATCTGGCTGATTGGCTTGTAAAACAGACACTCCAGCGCCCGGATGCCCCCTTCCGCATCGCGCTCAGCGGAGGCAGCACACCGCAGCACCTTTACCGCCTGATGACAGAAGAACCCTATGCCAGCCGCTTTCCGTGGCAGCACATGCAGTTTTTCTTGGGGGATGACAGATTTGTTCCGCACGATCATGCAGACAGCAATTATGGCATGATGCGCCGCCTGCTGTTTTCCCGCGTGCCAGTGCCCGCAGGAAACATCTTCCCCATGCCGGATAAAGGCACAGCGGAGCAGGCTGCCAAGGAATATGAAGTAACCCTGAAACAGATATATCAGGGAGATGCTCTACGGGCAGACAAACCACTTTTTGACGTAAACCTGCTGGGCCTGGGCACAGATGGCCATACAGCCTCCCTTTTCCCCGGCCAGCCGGTATTGCAGGAACGCACTGCATGGGTTGCCCCTTGCGTGCCCCCTGTTGCCCCCCACACACGTCTGACACTGACCTACCCGGCCATTCATGCCAGCCGGCATGTTATTTTTCTGGTAGAAGGGGCTGATAAAAAAGAAGCCGTTACCCGCGTGAGAGCGCAGGATCCCGCCTGCCCCGCCAGCGCCATTACCAGTGCAGGAGATCTGATCTGGTTTTTAGATCAACCAGCAGCCCCA
- the gnd gene encoding phosphogluconate dehydrogenase (NAD(+)-dependent, decarboxylating), whose protein sequence is MQIGIVGLGRMGGNIAVRLTRHGHDVVVYDRDTAMVEKTVARAEAGRAVAASNLADVVEKLNGPKKIVWSMLPAGAITEETVMALAGLMQKGDIVIDGGNTYYKDDIRRAKVLAEKGIDYIDVGTSGGVWGLDRGYCMMYGGPREAADYIDPILTSLAPGIGDIPRTPDRDRADLDPRAEQGYLYCGPAGSGHFVKMVHNGIEYGMMQAFAEGFDVMYCKDSPLLAEDERFSLNMADIAEVWRRGSVVSSWLLDLTAQALAKNGELSEFSGEVSDSGEGRWTIEAAIEESVPVPVMTAALFTRFRSRSGNTFAEKVLSAMRFGFGGHVENKN, encoded by the coding sequence ATGCAGATTGGCATTGTTGGACTGGGCAGAATGGGCGGCAACATTGCCGTCCGCCTGACACGGCACGGGCACGACGTTGTTGTTTATGACCGCGATACCGCAATGGTGGAAAAAACCGTTGCTCGCGCAGAAGCCGGTCGTGCTGTTGCCGCCAGCAACCTTGCCGATGTGGTGGAAAAGCTGAACGGACCCAAAAAGATTGTATGGTCCATGCTTCCGGCTGGCGCCATTACGGAAGAAACCGTAATGGCCTTGGCTGGCCTGATGCAAAAAGGTGATATCGTTATTGATGGTGGCAACACCTACTACAAGGACGATATCCGCCGCGCCAAAGTGCTGGCTGAAAAAGGCATTGATTACATTGATGTTGGCACATCTGGCGGTGTGTGGGGTTTGGACCGCGGCTACTGCATGATGTATGGCGGCCCGCGTGAAGCCGCTGATTATATTGACCCCATTCTGACCTCTCTGGCACCGGGAATTGGGGATATTCCACGCACGCCGGACCGTGACCGCGCAGATCTCGACCCCCGTGCGGAGCAGGGCTACCTTTATTGTGGCCCAGCTGGGTCAGGCCATTTTGTTAAAATGGTTCATAACGGCATTGAATACGGCATGATGCAGGCCTTTGCTGAAGGCTTTGATGTGATGTACTGCAAGGATTCACCACTGCTGGCAGAAGATGAACGCTTCTCCCTCAACATGGCAGATATTGCCGAAGTCTGGCGCCGTGGCAGCGTGGTGTCTTCCTGGTTGCTAGATCTTACCGCTCAGGCTCTGGCCAAAAATGGTGAGCTTTCTGAGTTCAGCGGTGAAGTCAGTGATTCTGGTGAAGGCCGATGGACAATTGAAGCTGCCATTGAAGAATCCGTGCCAGTGCCGGTGATGACGGCCGCACTGTTCACGCGCTTCCGTTCACGCAGCGGCAACACATTTGCAGAAAAAGTGCTATCAGCCATGCGCTTTGGCTTTGGTGGCCACGTAGAAAACAAGAACTAA